The genomic region tgcagcccacCCCACAGGCTCCGCCCATCCCACACAGTTTCTCACCACAGGCTTTGTTGATGAAGGTGGTGGCAATACCAGTGTTGCCTGAGCGACCTGTACGCCCGATACGGTGAACTGCAAAGAAACAGACAGGATCAGGCCTGGGCGAATGGAACACAACACCCCTGCACGGCCCTCCTGGCCTGTGGCCACCCAGCTATGCTCCCTCAGTGCCCCTGCTGGGCCCATTCCCCACCATAGTTCTCGATCTCCTCTGGCATGTCGTAGTTGATGACGTGCTGAATGGCAGGGAAGTCCAGGCCCTTAGAAGCGACATCAGTGGCAACCAGAACATCCTTCTTCCCATCTCGGAAGGCTTCAATGGCTTTTGTCCGTTCCTCTTGATCTGTAAACATCCAACACAGAAGATGAGCAGGGTCAGAGCTCCCAGTCCTACCTCTTACAGCAACCACTACAGCCTTCAAGCTGAGCATTACAAAGCCTAGGCCCCTCCTGTGTGAAAACCTACACATCCTTTCCCCAGATTAAGCAGCAGAAGGGTCCTGTAGGGAGCTAGCTGTATGGTGCTTACATCTGCTATGATAAGAAGTAAAGCTGCACTCACTACCAGAGGTCCTGACACTGCCCCAGTCCATCCTCACACTGTGACAAACAGCTATGTGCTGGGACCTCCCATGCTCACACAGCATGCTGGAAGGACTGGGATCAGACAGGGCCACACCTCCCCAGTGCCCTCACAGACCTTTGCCTCCATGGATGGCCACAGCTTCCACACCCTTGAGTAGAAGGTACTCGTGGATCGCATCAACATCTGCCTTCTTCTCTGCAAAGATCAGAACCTGCCACAACACACACAGCATGTAAGAGTGGCTTTTTTGCGTGTTGACAAAGAGCACAATCCCCAGAGAAACCCACTTCCTCTTGCTAAACAGAGGCCACAGCAGTTCTGTGCCCAGGACTCGTACATACACAGAACACAGTTCTTTCCTTCACCCACCCCAGCACAAGGCAGAGCCTGGCAGCATCGCAGCTGCATCCCAACTGCCATCTCTACAGCTGTGctacagagctgcagtgctgcccccaGGTGTAGTGTAGGAGCAGGCAGAGCATATTTACTCACAGGTGGTGGGGTCTTCTGCAGGCATTCGAGGAGATACACCATCTTGGCTTCCTCTTTCACATACTCCACTTCCTAGGAAGAAGCACAGAGAAGGTTCAAGAAGACAACAGAGAATAAACACTGCATGGTATCCCACGACCCGCTGGGAAGGAGGACCAAGCACATCTGTCCCTGTGGGGGAGGTACCGGCTGCTCTCACAAACTATGCAGGCCTCCCACGTGGCATGGGGACCTCCCAAGTACCTCACCTGCACAACATCCAGGCTGGCAGCACCTGCTCGCCCAACATTAATGGTGATAGGCTTCACCAGGGCACTCTTAGCAAAGTTCTGGATTTTTTTAGGCATTGTTGCACTGAAGAGAAGGGTCTGCCGCTGGCCCTGCACAGGGAGCAAAGTATGGGCAAGGATTTAGTGCTCATCCAAAGGTGGATGCAGGGATTGAGCTAAACAGTGCTCACGTCTTCTCAGCCCAGTACCTTGAAATAGGAGAAGATGGTGCGGATGTCCCCCTCAAAGCCCATATCAATCATCCTGTCAGCCTCATCCAAGGCCAAGTAGCGGCAGATGTCCAGGCTCACCATCTTTTTCTGCAGTAGGTCCATGAGGCGGCCAGGGGTTGCAACCATCATGTGCACACCACTGTATGATGAGAGAAGGCACAGTCAGGCACTCAGATTTCTTCCCATGCAGAAACATATACAGAAGGGTTTACAGAGCTTCCGCTGATAACACTGAACTCACACATCACCTTCACCCCTACACCTCCCCAACGCCATCCAGCTAGCATGCCACCCCTCAGTCCCCtgctagaaataaaaagagccCAGCTTCAGCCCCACAGGACCCTCCCCGCGAGGTCTTACTGTTTGATCGTCTCCATCTGCTCCTTAACAGACATTCCCCCAATGCAGAGGGCACAGCGCAGTGGGGGCAggctgtcctcctgcagcaggcGACAGTAGTACTCAATGATGCCATGGGTCTGCCGGGCCAGCTCTcgctgcagagaaaaaaaaacaccttaattCCCCACACAAGGAACATCTGAAACTATCAATGAACATCAGTGAGCTTCTTCCCATGCTTCACTGTGCCCCAAGAACTCACAGAAGGACAGATGATGAGTCCATAGGGTCCCTCTCGCTTAGAAAATGGCAGTCTCTTCTCCTGCTCCAGACAGAACATGATAACTGGAAGGGTGAACACCAAAGTCTTCCCAGAGCCAGTGAAGGCGATGCCAATCATGTCCCTTCCTGAGAGGCTATCAGAGAAACAGGCCAATGGTGAGCAAGAGTGTTTACAAGAGGGCTCAGAGCTCCAGATCTGAGCAAGACGAACAGGGCTAGAGGGGAGCATGCAGTTGGTGCTGCTGAGTGGGCTGGAAGCAGCAGGGACCTGGGACATGGACAAAGCACTCACATTGTGGGGATGCCTTGAATCTGTATAGGCGTTGGCTGCTggattccttttttcttcaagcCCCTCAGTATAGCTGTTAGAGAACATGGTACATGCACATTCACAACCTGCTCTCCCTCTAACTCATTTTTCAGCCACGGCCCTCTGATCGGTGAGGAATGACCCTCaggccagcagccagctgaTGCGATCTCTGTTGTGAATTTAAGCTGTGACCCCCCTAACAGAACATTAAAGATCCAACAGTTTCACCCACCGCTGAACACAAGTCTCCCCAGAAAAACCTGCCCCCAGTCTCACCTGCTGGGAACTTCATCTCCTTGAAGCTCTTGATGGGAGGTGGGATGCCTTCTCCCTCTACGAGGATGTGGTACTTCTTGCGCACACGATTGTGCCGAGCCTCTGACATGGCCAGGATGTAACGAGGTGCTCTCCAGCTGAGAAGGCAACAGAGGAAGTTCAGAGCACAAATTATCCTAGGGAGAGCCAGCTGACCCAACAAAGGATGAGAAGAACTCCCTGATGGGCTCTGAAATTCCACAGAGGAAAACAGGTGACCTCAAGGGGCTGCATGAGCACATGAGAAGACCCAAGCCAGTCGTACACAACAAACATCTCCCCAGAGTCCAAATAAGAAGCCTCAATACAATAGACAACAGCAGCCTATGGATAATGGGTAAAACATGCCAACATCATTTAGACACATCTTCATTATTTCCATGATACGATCTTGAACTTCCTGGTCTCTCCCACTCTTGTTCCCTTTGTCTCCCTCAAGGTCTGAAGACTCAGCTCAAGCCTTCAAATTTTACATAAATGCATACAAAAATCTTATTGCATAGGAAATAACATCCAAAGTGACTCAACAATCTTTTAATTTACATAGGGTAGTAAGCAGTCAGGAAGCCAAGCAAGTATAACCCAGACACCACAGAGCAGTTCTCTTCCTACCAGGCTGTAtggcctccagctgctgccagctgtaaGGAAGTgatattttgagaaaaataacCCCCACGTTGCGAAACGCACCTGGTTTTAATTGGATCATCATATGTAATGCCTTTTGCCATCTCCTTCACTGACATCAAAGCTGCAAAAACAAAGCCGATAAGATCAGTGAGAGCTCTCAGTCTCCGTGcccacagacagcagagcaAGGTGAGCCAGGCAGCACCTCCCGGACAGCCTGTTGGAACTTGGGGCCCACAGCTGCACAGTCCCAGCTAAGTCAGGCAGCTGGCTGTCAACTGAGACTCCTCACTGTGATTTACTTCTCCAGTCCCAGGCTATACTGCTGTCCAACAGCTCTACAGGACACAGGGATGTCAGCGCTCACCTCGGCCCTCTGCCACGCTCTCCAGgatcttctcctcctccttcagctgcttctcctttgcTGACTCCTTCCGGGCTGGGGAGAAGTAGGAAGAAAGTAAAAGAgtgcccacagctcccagcagagcccctCCCCACATCAACCCCACACCAGCCCTAccctctgccttctccttgAGGTGCTGGTGCTGGTCCAGGAGGCTGATGTTGGACTGTGGCCCCAGGGGGATGTCATCCTCATCCCCGCGCTGCTCGCCGCCGCTGTCCCGCTGCTCCTCCTCTGACACCACCTTGCGCCgcatctgcagcagcttctgcagctggaggagaacCGTGGGGTGAGAGGCGCCGCAGCGGTACCGAGCCCAACCCCCCGAGCCCCGTTACGCCGTTACCATCTGCTGCTTGCGCTGCTTCACCGGCACATAGGGCACGTAGTCCTCGTCGTCCTCCCCCGACATGTCGGATCCGTCGGCCGCCTCTTCGCGCTGCCTCTGTGAGGAGACGAGGGGAGACGTGGAGTGAGCGGAGCGGAGAGGGCGCGGAGCCGGGGGTCGCCGTTAGCGGCCCGGGCTTCACCTTCCGCTCCGCGCCCGGCTCCATGGCGTCGCTACCACCCAGTAGCCTCGCTGCTCCGGATGTAAAACGGAGGCGCCGGAAGTGACGTCGCGGTAGGTATAGTGGCGCCTAGCAACACGGTGTCGCCTCCTCCCGCGCGGGAGAAGCGGCCCTACGGATCCCCCCAGAGGCCAAACTTCCGCGGAATGcgtacagcacagcacagcacgccgcgccccgcctcgcctcgctccgccccgccccgcccgcgggGCGCgaaacaaagcagcagaggctggggttaaataaaataaaaaattaaaaagttctTTATTGGGTCCAGCACAGGCCTTCCCCCGCGGCGCAGGGAGCCGGGCGGAGAGGGCGAGGGGACGGTTGGGGCGGGGTGACCCCGCGGAGGGGAGGAAGAGGCGGGGTGGAACCCCGGGGGCCCCGCGGGGCAGGAGAGCACCGGGATCCCCGTAACGGGGGACCCCATAGAGGAGAGCCGGGGGCCCCCGGGAGGGGGTGAGGGGGCACAGTGAGGAGAGCGGAGCGGCcgagggtggggggggggcggccccgcACCTCACTGCGCTGCGCTGGAAGTGGTTTTCTTCAGGGTGAAGTTGGTCCAGTTCACGGCCACCTTCTGCCGCGTCTGCTTGGCAGAGTCCAGACAGAACCTGGCCGGGAGAGAACGGAGCCCCAGTGAGCGACAGAGCCCCCAGAACCTCAGCCCCAACCCCAGGCAGGGTAACCTCACACCCACCCCGCCAGGAGAAGCTGCCTTACCTCTTGAAATACTCCACTTCCCGGTCAGTTTCATCCATCTCTACACCGTCTAAGTCCTTGGGCAGGAACACGTCATCTGGCAAGCAGAGCACAAGGTCACCACAACGCGGCAACACCCCTAAAacccagctgctcccaggacAGTGCCAGGGATGGGACCCCCACACACCAGAGCAGGACAGGAAGGGAcgtggcagcaggcagggcgagggctggggaagggccCACAGCAGCAAGCgcatgcagagcagggctgctggcactCACCGATAGAGGTATTGGATTTCTCCACTTTGTTGCGGTTCTTCCTGTTCTTGCCCTTGGGCTGGGGGGATCCTCCCAGGGCAGCAAGGGGAGGCAGCTGCCGGTCCCCGGTGGCCGGGGTGGGCAGCTGCACCAGATCCGGCAGCTCAGCTTTGCCCTCTCCCCTCCGGCCTTTCCAATCgctgcttctctccttctccggcctggcagtgctgcagccccagggttGCCCCTTGCCACTCTCCACCTCAGTGCAGCCACCCGCCCGCTGCGGCTCTGCGGTGCTGGGCTTCGAAGGGTGCTTGGTTCCCAGCACCTGCCCCTTCACAACAGAGttctccagcctggcctggccgCTGACTATCACAGCACCGTCCCCTTTCTTCACCTGCCCGCTCTGTCGCTTGTTCTTCCGCTGCCGGCCCCCTGCCAGCACCTGCTCCGGCGGCTCCGGCCCCTTGGGCTGCAGTCCCTCCTTGGGCTCTGGGCTCTGCCCACCACCATCCACAGCAGAGTCCGCAGCCTTGGACTGAACCCAGATCATGCGGGACAGGCTGGGCACGGCACTGAGGCGCTTCACCACGCCATTCTCGGTGGCCGTCGGGGCTAGCGGCAGCTCCCCCGGCCCATCGCCCCATCGAGGGCCCAGCTCGCCTCGCAGCAGCGCATGGCTCTTGGTGGGGCCCAGGCTGAGCGGGGCGAGGGCCAGGTCTATGTCCTGCAGGTCAGAGGAACCATTGAGGTGGGAGATCAGGTTCTTCTGCTCCAAGACGGCTGCCTTCTTGGGGAAGTCATTGACATCCAGGTTGAGGTCATAGACACTGAAACTGGCCCGGATGGAGTCCTTGATGGTGTTCCTGATCTCCTGCAGCCGGCTGCTGAGGAAGCTGTTCACAcgctccagctccagctctggcCACTCCAGCAGCTTCTCCTCAGCTGGCTCCCTGTTCTGGCTGTTTGCAGGGGCACGCTCCGCCCTCTTCTGGGCCTCTGCCTCCAGCTGggctttctccttctcctgcaACCCAAGTGAAGATCAGATGAGCCAGGCACACATGTACAGGCCACACACCAGCCTGGTCAAGCAGCAAACCAAGAGCCAGCGTTCAGCGTGGCTTCCCCAAGTCTTTCACAATCCCCAAACTGCCTGAACTGCCACACGTCCCCCGCAGGCACCACAGCAGCCACCACTCTGCACAGAGGACACCGCTCTGGGCACGAGGCACCAGTGAACAGCACAAGCTTTCACAACACTACTTCTTTCCAATACAGAGGTAGACTGCTTGTCAGAGCCACAGGACACAACAGAGCAGCTTGGCCCTCCCAGATGCTTTGGGCAGAGGTGCAGGGAAGTCCCCAGAGAGCTAGACACTGGTGTCAACTcaggagaagggcagcaaagggTAGAGAGttcaaaaaaccaaacagaagtgGGAGAACGCAAAGAGAGGAGCACGACAGGCCTCCCTCttgcccccagctcccaccttgCTTAGCCAGGCAGgacacagagcagtgcttccCTCTGCCCAGCCTCACCTTCTTCTTCTGCTTGTGCCGTGCCCGCTTGGCCGCCTTGGCACTGTTCAGGGGCTtgggctctgtgctgttgaTATAGTCCAGCAGTTCATCCACATTGCGGTGGTCCACAGCGGGCtctcctgagctgctgttgtgcaCTAGTTTTTGTGGcaattcctcttttcttttggtGAGGCGTGAGCGCAGCTTCTCCCGAATCTCAGCGTAGTTGCGGCTTGTGGGAGCAGCTGGTGGCTGCAGGAGGCAAGAGCTGTCAAGCTTGGCAAATACCAGAACCAGTGTGACatgcaggcagccccagcttcTAACACTAGTCACCCGTTGCTCTCCCCAAACACTCCTGCCCACAACCTTTACTGAACTCTTTTCCAGCATAGCTACAGAGATGATTAGAGGCCTGAAGCATCTTCCTGATCTGACAgactgggattgttcagcctggagaagagaagactgagggggaatATAGTGAGTGGATGGGGCCTTTGAGGATTACAGAGCTACCCACAGAGGTTgcggagtctccttctctgactgGAGAACTCACCTAGATACTTCACTATGCAACCTACtccagggaacctgctttagcagaggggttggactagatgatctccagaagtcccttccaacccctacaattctgtgatgaaGCCACAAGGATTGATAGGCAGGACACTGTGAGGTGGGAGCAAGGGCACCAGCAGGCTGATGAGGCAGGAGGGAATTCAACTGGGGGGTACACATACTGGCAGAGAAAAGCTGTGGCCAGACCCTCCCACCTCCATGCTCTCCGCACACCAACTTTAtaccacagagcagagcacaaagaCCAGAGATGACTGCAGAGTGGTTTCTCACTCACCGCATTGTGGCCGAAGAACTCACAGTAGCAGCAGTCACAGAACTTCCCATCTTTCTGGTTGGTGGAAGAAGAGGTGCAGGAACTGCGCTCTGAGCTGCTGTCCTCATCCTCCCCAAGCCCCTCATCTGCCTCGCACGGCTGCGGCGGATGGCAGCTGGTACCATTTGGGAACTTGTGTCCTTTGCAAGACGGGTCCCTGAGGAGAATGGCAAGAAGTGAGCGCAAGCAGAGGAGCTCAACATCACCCCACTAGGTGTATAAGAACACCCTTCCCGAGGCACCCTGTGCCAGAGCAAAAGGAACGGCAGGGCAGACAAACCCCAGCCCCCTGCACCCTCCTCCTGCAAGGAAAATGCCGTAGGAGCCCGTGACAGAAGGCATTCCTAACTCTTCACCCCCCAGCACCTCTAGCAGGCAGAAGGCTGGCCCACCAGAGTTCCAGAAAGCAATGTCCCCTGCAAGGCCACGAGCTGATCCCAGGGCAGGGAGCGGTACTCACTGGGGGTGGCAAGTAGCACAGGTGAGAAACACTGGAACTGCATGCAGCTGCCAGACATCCCCACGTGCAGGCAGGCCCGACTCCCACAGGCACAGACCACCCACTTCGGGGACAGGGCAGCCAGGGCACGGCCCACAGCACCATTCCTCTAGCTCCAGCTCAAGACTTGTCTGGCCCTCCGCAGGGAGAGCTAATCAGCAGAGAGGAACCAGCGCCCTCGACTCAGCATGCTCTCTTCCAAGGCACAGGTAGCCCAAAGAGGGCCAGGGGAACAGGCGAGCAGAACCACCAGTCCACAGGCTTCATCTTCTTGTGAACCTTTGCCCAGTGCCTCAGCTGCCCATCAGGTCTCACTGACAAAGGTCCTGTTGGCCAACAGCAGGTTGACCAGGCGGTTTCTTTGGGTCTTTTAGCTGGAGGAGGAGTAAGCAAGCAAGCAGTCTCTTCTGCACCACAGTACTAAAGGACAACCGCACAGAGAAGACATGTAGGGAGAAAAAGAGCTTAACCCTTAAAGACCACAGGTCTACAGCAGCAGAACCAGCCCACAaacacagctgctctctgcaccACCATTCTAGAGCGGTCAATCCCTCCACAGGGGAAATCTCATCCTTGGGCAGGGGTGGGATCACCCAGTGAGGAGAGGTTGGAAACACGCAGGGCTCATCCACTCACCTGTTTGTGCCGGGCAGTTGGTGGGGGGCAGGTGGAGGGATGAGCGAAGTACTGCAATGCCCATTGCAGGGATGAGTGCAGCCTGAAAGCGGAGGTGGCATCTTCAGCAGCGGCACACTGGCAGGGGGCAGGTGAGGGCTCTTGCACGACCCTGGGCTGTGCGAGACTGTGCCAGCAGAAGGGGACTCGGATGCTGGCTTCGGGGCTGCCGCCTGTACGTTGGGCGCAGGGAAGAGTGCAGCCTGTGGGGTGGTGCCCAGTGGGACGTGTGGAGGGGAGCCAAAGGGTCCTGGGTGGGCAGGCATCTGCTTGGAGGGAACCAGCGCTGGTGGCTGGGAGGGGAGCCCAGTGGGACTGTTGGGAGGAGCAGTGAGGTCTGAGTGCTGATGATGCTCTGAGGAGTGGAAGGCCTCACCTGCAGACAGGCAGAAGCAGAGACAGTCAGGTGACAGGGTCACACTCAGAGACGTCCCACAGCCCAAATGCACATGGATCCCTCAGCTCAAGCTTAGGCCAGCCTAGAGAAAGCTCCCAGGTCTCCACTAGTACCAAGAGGTACCACAGCACCAAACTTCAGCCAGAAGACAATGCATGGGGATTGGGTTGCTCCTGAGggagcagaacagaaagcacaTTCACATGGGTTTCTTCTACAGTGACAAACCCTGTCCCCCCCATCCAGGTACTCAGGGTAGAAGCCAGAAGTCATCCCTGCTTGCAATGGGCCTCAGCAGCTTCATCTGCCCCACAGGTGCCCTGACAAAAAGGGCAAAACAAGGGGAACGGTACGGGGGCAGAGAAGGCAGTGGGCCAGGAAGATGAGGCCAGACCTACCCCTGGTACACGCACCTGGTGGGGTGGCCCTCCGGCACATGCTTTTGAACTGCTTCGGCAGCGTCTTGCAGAAGTCAAGTGAGGTAGGCAGAGGCGAgcctggggcagcactgccagtggCGGGGGAGGTTGCATGGCCATAGGGACAGGCCTTGAGCCCCGCCACCGTGGCAGGAGCCTGGCTGATGCACTCTGAAGAGAGAGCCAGGCTGGGGTGCTTGTCACCTGCAAGGAAAGCAAGGCTAGGGCCTGGCTATTGCTGGGTGTCTCATGGCCATTTCTGGGGGGAAAAGATCTGCAACCTTCAGCACGGCACTTCTGCTTGCAGCCACCCCACTCCACCCAGCCTGCAGCGTGACATACTGACACTGTGCTGGAGCAACAACctcagcaaagaaagaaaatgcttcaacGTCCCACTACCCTCTGCCTTTGCTGCAGTAGAAGCCCCCTGCTGCGTGCCCCTGCCCACCAGTCTAGTTGCTTGCAAGGATACAGCCTAAGCCAGAGACCAGTGAGAAAGCTCTGCTCAATCCCACAACTGGCTTCAACTCACCTAGCGCAGCCGGGGGGACCCCGAGGGGACTGCCCTGTGTGGCCCCGTTGGTGTGCTGTGAGTTCCAGAGGCCCGAGAGCTTGTGAGCAGACAAGAAAGAGCTGGGGTCCCAGTCCCCTGAGTTCCCGTGGCacgaggaggaagaggaggaggtggaagaggaagaggagtggGAACCACCCCCACAAGACTGCGACTTGCAGGATGTGTGGGATAACGAGACCTGGCAGGGAAAACATAGAGTGAAATAGGAGCAGGGTTGGGAGTGAGGCAGGAGACCCTTGCCCCAGGGTGTTGGGGCTGAGACCCTCTCCACTGACCCTAAGCCCCTGCTCCTCTCACTGCCTCTATCCaacagaggggcagcctggttccCAGAGCCCAAGCCCACAGCTAGGTGGATGCCAAAGGTCACGTGCTGCTCCAGTTGTGTTCAGTGTGGGCCAGGGTTAAAGCCCCACAGGAAGTCACTGCTTTGCCCTCGAGCTCTGCACAGGGGCAGGCACCTGCCCTGCCACGCACTGCCCCTTTCACCTTGGGAAGTGCAGCTCTGGCGAGACCCAGcgtggcagcacagagctgagccagGCAGCGGGCAGCTTGCCACAGGGCcagtgcaggaggagcacaAAGCACACTGAGGCAGGgctggcaaagcagcagcactgccagccctgccaggTAGGCAGCTCCAACACCGCAGAGGCTGCCAGACAAGCCTCTGCATCATCCCCTTTCCCTTCTGAGCAACACCCGAGGAGCTGAGGTCGGAGCGAGGAAGGGACCTGAAGACCCAGCACACGCCACAGGACAATCAGCACTGCAAGGCCACACTCCTGggagccccagccctcccagccaCTGCTCCCCAGCCATGTACCGCCAGGgcctgctcctgcactgctcgCCGCTCTTCCTCCTCCACGCTCTTCCGGCAGCTCTGGCAGATCCACAGTGGCATTTCTCCCAGGAGGTTCTGCACGAGCGTTGGCACGAAGTCTGGTGGCAGCCTCTCACCCGGAGAAACCAGCCCATTGTGGGACGGGCCTCCCCAGTCCTTGCGCTCACGgtggcagagcaggcagcacgTCTGCACGGACTGGTTGGTGGTGggcagcacctgcagtgggaCACACAGGCCACAAGTCACCCAAAGGACCTGCCACAGGGCATCAGGTCAGCGCAGGTCCATGAAAGACTTCAGGATGCTGACTACAAACCAGAACGTTTCTTACAGGCTGCGTGTGGGTCTGCACCTTCTCCCAGTAAAACAGAGCTGCCTTGGGCTGCCCACCTGCTGCCAGCCCGGGATGTGTCAGCTGTGGGTATTCCAGACCCTTGGGAGGACCGTGCTATGCTAAAGAGCCATCCTACCACCAGCCAGCACCACACCAGCCTGTGAGACCACCAGCAACTCCCACTGCACCTGAGGTACGGCAGCACCAAAAGGACCCCTAGAGCAAAGCGCAACCCACGCATGTCACCAGGCAGGGTTGGCACGGGGGCCGTCAGCCACGGTGCTCCCTACTCATTCATTGCAGAACCCCACGACAACACTCACACATCCCAGGCCCTCCCGCCCGCCTCTTTGTTCTGTGCAGCCGGCAGCACAGATGCACCAGGGTGGGGTGCAGCCCCCGGTGCTCTCCCCATacagagcagcagggccagggctcGCAGCACAACACCACGGCACGCACCGGGCCACGACCCGCAGCTCACCGGAGGCCCTGCAGCCAGCATGAGCCCAGCGCGGCACGGGAGCCCCCATTGTCTGCCACCGCGGTGGGCCCCGCAACAATGAGCACATATGTAACTGCTGCCGTGAAACAGATGGTGTCTCCCAGGCTCAAGGTGAAGCAAAGGTCAGAGGCCAAGGAGAGCGCGGGGGGCACGCAGCTCCCCTGCCCGGCGGGGCAGCCGCGGCCTGGGGGGCTCTGCAGCCACCCCGTGTTTCGGCGAGAGAGGGCGTGCAGCCGCCGCTCCGCGCTGGGACGGCGTTTCCCAGCACACCCGGCGCATGCAGGCGGAGGGGGGAGCTGCGCCCCAGGCTCCCCGCAGCGCGCTCCGCGGCCGGGCACCGCGGGGACGGACGGGCGCCACGCAGCAGCCCGCAGCCCGCCCAGCCGCCGCTCCGCTCACCTGCGGCGGGGCTGGACCTCCCGCCGGGGCCCGGGCGCGCGTCCCCGCGGCGCTCCGTAGCACCCGGGGGAGAGACCGCATCGCGCCGCGCCGGGCCGTGCCCTGCAGAAGGCACGCGGGGCTCCTCCCGAGCGGAGCGGCGGGGATGCGGCGAGGGGCGCGGGGCTGCCGGAGCCGCCCACCCTCCCGCGGCTCCAggcgagcggcggcggcggcagacGGGCTCCCAGACCCCACCGCGGCAATTCCCCCGCCGCCGCGGGATGAGGGCCGCGCCCCCCCGCCCGCACACGCCGGTGGGAGCC from Gallus gallus isolate bGalGal1 chromosome 13, bGalGal1.mat.broiler.GRCg7b, whole genome shotgun sequence harbors:
- the FAM193B gene encoding protein FAM193B isoform X4, which encodes MPLWICQSCRKSVEEEERRAVQEQALAVSLSHTSCKSQSCGGGSHSSSSSTSSSSSSCHGNSGDWDPSSFLSAHKLSGLWNSQHTNGATQGSPLGVPPAALGDKHPSLALSSECISQAPATVAGLKACPYGHATSPATGSAAPGSPLPTSLDFCKTLPKQFKSMCRRATPPGACTRGEAFHSSEHHQHSDLTAPPNSPTGLPSQPPALVPSKQMPAHPGPFGSPPHVPLGTTPQAALFPAPNVQAAAPKPASESPSAGTVSHSPGSCKSPHLPPASVPLLKMPPPLSGCTHPCNGHCSTSLIPPPAPHQLPGTNRDPSCKGHKFPNGTSCHPPQPCEADEGLGEDEDSSSERSSCTSSSTNQKDGKFCDCCYCEFFGHNAPPAAPTSRNYAEIREKLRSRLTKRKEELPQKLVHNSSSGEPAVDHRNVDELLDYINSTEPKPLNSAKAAKRARHKQKKKEKEKAQLEAEAQKRAERAPANSQNREPAEEKLLEWPELELERVNSFLSSRLQEIRNTIKDSIRASFSVYDLNLDVNDFPKKAAVLEQKNLISHLNGSSDLQDIDLALAPLSLGPTKSHALLRGELGPRWGDGPGELPLAPTATENGVVKRLSAVPSLSRMIWVQSKAADSAVDGGGQSPEPKEGLQPKGPEPPEQVLAGGRQRKNKRQSGQVKKGDGAVIVSGQARLENSVVKGQVLGTKHPSKPSTAEPQRAGGCTEVESGKGQPWGCSTARPEKERSSDWKGRRGEGKAELPDLVQLPTPATGDRQLPPLAALGGSPQPKGKNRKNRNKVEKSNTSIDDVFLPKDLDGVEMDETDREVEYFKRFCLDSAKQTRQKVAVNWTNFTLKKTTSSAAQ